A single region of the Sorghum bicolor cultivar BTx623 chromosome 9, Sorghum_bicolor_NCBIv3, whole genome shotgun sequence genome encodes:
- the LOC110430130 gene encoding uncharacterized protein LOC110430130 isoform X4, which yields MIRQSVWQRRISSQNIFSKYGRPPFASPVFSERVVPTKDMANETISHLCSSKTLPEEETLIRIRGVSISKNALTGLFLNNEKISLDIMRAFLICFRSDNHSRTKFFFLPQSMESIEGGELERDFLQALDQDMRSKQSVRNSRLKLNEVALPEEFPRSLPQEFNEPLTNMPGGVARCLRKKRKILEKGTMTNRKRLEKETMTKKLKMQTGKSNPKPRQQAATKNL from the exons ATGATTAGGCAGTCTGTATGGCAACGCAGGATCAGTTCGCAAAACATTTTTAGTAAATATGGAAGACCACCATTTGCATCTCCAGTGTTTAGTGAACGTGTTGTGCCGACAAAAGATATGGCCAATGAGACCATCAGTCATTTGTGTTCTAGCAAGACTTTACCTGAAGA AGAGACATTGATACGTATCAGAGGGGTGAGCATCTCTAAAAATGCACTGACCGGGCTGTTCTTGAACAATGAGAAGATAAGTCTGGACATCATGAGAGCATTCCTAATATGCTTCAGATCTGATAACCATTCTAGAACAAAATTCTTTTTCCTGCCACAATCGATG GAGTCTATTGAGGGTGGGGAATTAGAAAGAGATTTTCTACAAGCTCTGGATCAGGATATGAGGTCCAAACAGTCAGTGCGGAATTCTCGGCTG AAATTAAACGAAGTGGCCCTGCCTGAGGAGTTCCCTCGGTCGCTGCCCCAGGAGTTTAACGAGCCACTTACCAATATGCCG GGGGGTGTCGCCAGGTGcttaagaaagaagaggaaaatACTAGAGAAGGGAACTATGACAAATAGGAAAAGACTAGAGAAGGAAACTATGACAAAGAAGCTGAAAATGCAGACTGGGAAGTCAAATCCAAAGCCAAGGCAGCAGGCGGCAACAAAGAATTTGTAG
- the LOC110430130 gene encoding uncharacterized protein LOC110430130 isoform X3, whose amino-acid sequence MIRQSVWQRRISSQNIFSKYGRPPFASPVFSERVVPTKDMANETISHLCSSKTLPEEETLIRIRGVSISKNALTGLFLNNEKISLDIMRAFLICFRSDNHSRTKFFFLPQSMESIEGGELERDFLQALDQDMRSKQSVRNSRLHFCGEGDWLKDDMITDYKGIVVRYLLYHKLNEVALPEEFPRSLPQEFNEPLTNMPGGVARCLRKKRKILEKGTMTNRKRLEKETMTKKLKMQTGKSNPKPRQQAATKNL is encoded by the exons ATGATTAGGCAGTCTGTATGGCAACGCAGGATCAGTTCGCAAAACATTTTTAGTAAATATGGAAGACCACCATTTGCATCTCCAGTGTTTAGTGAACGTGTTGTGCCGACAAAAGATATGGCCAATGAGACCATCAGTCATTTGTGTTCTAGCAAGACTTTACCTGAAGA AGAGACATTGATACGTATCAGAGGGGTGAGCATCTCTAAAAATGCACTGACCGGGCTGTTCTTGAACAATGAGAAGATAAGTCTGGACATCATGAGAGCATTCCTAATATGCTTCAGATCTGATAACCATTCTAGAACAAAATTCTTTTTCCTGCCACAATCGATG GAGTCTATTGAGGGTGGGGAATTAGAAAGAGATTTTCTACAAGCTCTGGATCAGGATATGAGGTCCAAACAGTCAGTGCGGAATTCTCGGCTG CACTTCTGTGGTGAGGGGGATTGGCTGAAGGATGATATGATTACAGATTATAAAGGTATAGTTGTGCGTTACCTTTTATACCACAAATTAAACGAAGTGGCCCTGCCTGAGGAGTTCCCTCGGTCGCTGCCCCAGGAGTTTAACGAGCCACTTACCAATATGCCG GGGGGTGTCGCCAGGTGcttaagaaagaagaggaaaatACTAGAGAAGGGAACTATGACAAATAGGAAAAGACTAGAGAAGGAAACTATGACAAAGAAGCTGAAAATGCAGACTGGGAAGTCAAATCCAAAGCCAAGGCAGCAGGCGGCAACAAAGAATTTGTAG
- the LOC110430130 gene encoding uncharacterized protein LOC110430130 isoform X2, giving the protein MRAFLICFRSDNHSRTKFFFLPQSMESIEGGELERDFLQALDQDMRSKQSVRNSRLIFIPVITGDGRIFVFCYNSKHVKLEFLSCKNSDESWSEGDTMCNTIFDKLEFAVDMNGVLSCHRRNCHVNWSSHMDKISDSSLLALLFMEHFCGEGDWLKDDMITDYKGIVVRYLLYHKLNEVALPEEFPRSLPQEFNEPLTNMPGGVARCLRKKRKILEKGTMTNRKRLEKETMTKKLKMQTGKSNPKPRQQAATKNL; this is encoded by the exons ATGAGAGCATTCCTAATATGCTTCAGATCTGATAACCATTCTAGAACAAAATTCTTTTTCCTGCCACAATCGATG GAGTCTATTGAGGGTGGGGAATTAGAAAGAGATTTTCTACAAGCTCTGGATCAGGATATGAGGTCCAAACAGTCAGTGCGGAATTCTCGGCTG ATATTTATCCCTGTGATCACCGGTGATGGCCGTATATTTGTCTTTTGTTACAATTCAAAGCACGTTAAGTTAGAGTTTCTAAGCTGCAAAAATTCTGATGAATCCTGGTCTGAAGGTGACACCATGTGCAATACCATCTTTGACAAACTAGAATTTGCTGTAGACATGAATGGGGTGCTATCCTGCCATAGAAGGAACTGTCATGTTAATTGGTCCTCTCACATGGATAAGATATCTGATAGTAGTTTATTGGCCTTACTATTTATGGAGCACTTCTGTGGTGAGGGGGATTGGCTGAAGGATGATATGATTACAGATTATAAAGGTATAGTTGTGCGTTACCTTTTATACCACAAATTAAACGAAGTGGCCCTGCCTGAGGAGTTCCCTCGGTCGCTGCCCCAGGAGTTTAACGAGCCACTTACCAATATGCCG GGGGGTGTCGCCAGGTGcttaagaaagaagaggaaaatACTAGAGAAGGGAACTATGACAAATAGGAAAAGACTAGAGAAGGAAACTATGACAAAGAAGCTGAAAATGCAGACTGGGAAGTCAAATCCAAAGCCAAGGCAGCAGGCGGCAACAAAGAATTTGTAG
- the LOC110430130 gene encoding uncharacterized protein LOC110430130 isoform X1 has product MIRQSVWQRRISSQNIFSKYGRPPFASPVFSERVVPTKDMANETISHLCSSKTLPEEETLIRIRGVSISKNALTGLFLNNEKISLDIMRAFLICFRSDNHSRTKFFFLPQSMESIEGGELERDFLQALDQDMRSKQSVRNSRLIFIPVITGDGRIFVFCYNSKHVKLEFLSCKNSDESWSEGDTMCNTIFDKLEFAVDMNGVLSCHRRNCHVNWSSHMDKISDSSLLALLFMEHFCGEGDWLKDDMITDYKGIVVRYLLYHKLNEVALPEEFPRSLPQEFNEPLTNMPGGVARCLRKKRKILEKGTMTNRKRLEKETMTKKLKMQTGKSNPKPRQQAATKNL; this is encoded by the exons ATGATTAGGCAGTCTGTATGGCAACGCAGGATCAGTTCGCAAAACATTTTTAGTAAATATGGAAGACCACCATTTGCATCTCCAGTGTTTAGTGAACGTGTTGTGCCGACAAAAGATATGGCCAATGAGACCATCAGTCATTTGTGTTCTAGCAAGACTTTACCTGAAGA AGAGACATTGATACGTATCAGAGGGGTGAGCATCTCTAAAAATGCACTGACCGGGCTGTTCTTGAACAATGAGAAGATAAGTCTGGACATCATGAGAGCATTCCTAATATGCTTCAGATCTGATAACCATTCTAGAACAAAATTCTTTTTCCTGCCACAATCGATG GAGTCTATTGAGGGTGGGGAATTAGAAAGAGATTTTCTACAAGCTCTGGATCAGGATATGAGGTCCAAACAGTCAGTGCGGAATTCTCGGCTG ATATTTATCCCTGTGATCACCGGTGATGGCCGTATATTTGTCTTTTGTTACAATTCAAAGCACGTTAAGTTAGAGTTTCTAAGCTGCAAAAATTCTGATGAATCCTGGTCTGAAGGTGACACCATGTGCAATACCATCTTTGACAAACTAGAATTTGCTGTAGACATGAATGGGGTGCTATCCTGCCATAGAAGGAACTGTCATGTTAATTGGTCCTCTCACATGGATAAGATATCTGATAGTAGTTTATTGGCCTTACTATTTATGGAGCACTTCTGTGGTGAGGGGGATTGGCTGAAGGATGATATGATTACAGATTATAAAGGTATAGTTGTGCGTTACCTTTTATACCACAAATTAAACGAAGTGGCCCTGCCTGAGGAGTTCCCTCGGTCGCTGCCCCAGGAGTTTAACGAGCCACTTACCAATATGCCG GGGGGTGTCGCCAGGTGcttaagaaagaagaggaaaatACTAGAGAAGGGAACTATGACAAATAGGAAAAGACTAGAGAAGGAAACTATGACAAAGAAGCTGAAAATGCAGACTGGGAAGTCAAATCCAAAGCCAAGGCAGCAGGCGGCAACAAAGAATTTGTAG